One Desulfovibrio oxyclinae DSM 11498 genomic window carries:
- a CDS encoding hybrid sensor histidine kinase/response regulator, translating to MPVQDTTVFRVLAVDPDRDALTLYRDILCYEGQEPEALEALFSDASAAPMTDAPVDSFRFEVVRTTTGAEAVQAMADGVAEGRPFALAVVEVRLEHGMDGVETAEMLREMDAGVEVLMMSSATSVPLAELNRRVQPPEKLLYLQKPFRSQEFRQVAVSLCNKWRAETELRELNESLALVVEARTEELNKANQRLLNDIAKRADVLKDLKASEERYRELFEKNITGNFLADAKGRIVDCNLAFAEVLGLASPEAAAGMSLFEIWGKLGGKEPLDELLRQRGSVRNHELSAGPRGRELLGNVDVVTNERGGHEIRGYFFDITERKRLEQQLRLAQKMESLGTLAGGIAHDFNNILGVILGYAEIIESSADEGSGLARRVGEILSAGRRARDLVTQILNFSRQSPEERQPMSLSPLLKEAFKMLRSSIPANIELTLTVDAKDDQVMADATQLHQIMLNLCTNAAQAMERGGGRVDVELADADADGPEPPEELGGPEWFVRLTVRDNGPGMDAETLERIFDPFFTTKGPGEGTGMGLAMVHGIVKRHDGHITVESEPGSGTVFHVFLPRTPSLERPQTESRPQLVFTKGRILFVDDEKALVDIGKEMLESMGFDVVTRTSSIEALEAFKYRSDDFDLVITDQSMPNMTGIELAREMVRIRPGVPIILCTGFSEAVSYERIREIGIGDFIMKPILRHEMMEAIGRLLGEKRPDLID from the coding sequence TTGCCCGTTCAGGACACCACCGTATTCCGGGTACTCGCCGTGGACCCCGATCGCGATGCGCTCACGCTGTATCGCGACATCCTCTGTTATGAAGGGCAGGAACCCGAAGCGCTCGAAGCACTCTTTTCCGATGCCTCTGCGGCGCCGATGACGGACGCGCCCGTGGATTCCTTCCGTTTCGAGGTGGTCAGGACCACAACCGGTGCCGAAGCTGTTCAAGCCATGGCCGATGGTGTGGCCGAGGGCAGGCCCTTTGCCCTTGCCGTGGTCGAAGTCCGCCTTGAACACGGGATGGACGGCGTGGAAACCGCAGAAATGCTGCGGGAAATGGACGCTGGCGTCGAAGTGCTCATGATGTCTTCGGCCACCAGTGTGCCGCTTGCCGAACTCAACCGTCGCGTTCAGCCTCCGGAAAAGCTGCTGTACCTGCAAAAGCCTTTTCGCTCGCAGGAGTTCCGTCAGGTGGCCGTGTCGCTCTGCAACAAGTGGCGCGCCGAGACCGAGCTTCGCGAACTCAACGAAAGCCTCGCACTGGTTGTTGAGGCCCGAACCGAGGAACTCAACAAGGCCAACCAGCGGCTGCTCAACGACATTGCCAAGCGTGCCGACGTGCTCAAGGACCTCAAGGCCAGTGAAGAGCGGTATCGCGAACTCTTCGAAAAGAACATCACCGGCAATTTTCTCGCTGACGCCAAGGGGCGGATCGTGGACTGCAACCTCGCTTTTGCCGAGGTGCTCGGGCTGGCCTCACCGGAAGCCGCGGCAGGCATGAGCCTGTTTGAAATATGGGGAAAGCTCGGCGGCAAGGAGCCGCTGGATGAACTGCTGCGGCAACGCGGCAGCGTCAGGAATCACGAACTCAGCGCAGGGCCAAGGGGCAGGGAGCTGCTGGGCAACGTGGACGTGGTGACCAACGAACGCGGCGGTCATGAAATCCGCGGATATTTCTTCGACATTACCGAGCGCAAACGGCTGGAGCAGCAGCTCAGACTGGCCCAGAAGATGGAGTCGCTCGGCACGCTCGCAGGTGGCATCGCGCACGACTTCAACAACATTCTCGGCGTGATCCTCGGGTATGCGGAAATCATCGAATCCTCGGCAGACGAGGGGTCGGGCCTTGCCCGTCGCGTGGGCGAGATTCTTTCCGCCGGGCGGCGTGCGCGCGATCTCGTGACGCAGATTCTCAACTTCAGCCGCCAGAGTCCCGAGGAGCGGCAGCCCATGTCGCTTTCGCCGCTTCTCAAGGAAGCGTTCAAGATGCTGCGTTCCAGCATTCCCGCCAACATCGAGCTGACCCTTACCGTCGATGCAAAGGATGATCAGGTGATGGCCGATGCCACCCAGCTGCACCAGATCATGCTCAACCTCTGCACCAACGCTGCACAAGCCATGGAGCGTGGAGGCGGCAGGGTTGACGTGGAACTGGCCGATGCGGACGCCGATGGCCCGGAACCCCCGGAAGAGCTGGGCGGTCCCGAATGGTTCGTCCGTTTGACCGTTCGCGACAACGGCCCCGGCATGGATGCCGAGACGCTTGAGCGCATTTTCGATCCGTTTTTCACCACCAAGGGACCCGGCGAGGGCACTGGAATGGGTCTCGCCATGGTGCACGGCATCGTCAAGCGGCACGACGGGCATATCACTGTGGAAAGCGAGCCGGGCAGCGGCACGGTCTTTCATGTTTTTCTTCCGCGCACCCCGTCGCTGGAACGTCCGCAGACGGAGTCCCGGCCTCAGCTCGTCTTTACCAAGGGGCGCATCCTGTTCGTGGACGACGAGAAGGCATTGGTGGACATCGGCAAGGAGATGCTGGAGTCCATGGGCTTTGACGTGGTCACTCGCACCAGCAGTATCGAGGCGCTTGAAGCCTTCAAGTATCGCAGCGATGATTTCGACCTGGTGATTACCGACCAGTCCATGCCCAACATGACCGGCATAGAACTGGCGCGTGAGATGGTGCGTATTCGCCCCGGCGTGCCCATCATCCTGTGCACCGGTTTTTCCGAGGCCGTGAGTTACGAACGCATCCGCGAGATAGGCATAGGCGACTTCATCATGAAGCCGATCCTGCGCCATGAGATGATGGAAGCCATCGGCAGGCTGCTTGGCGAAAAGCGGCCCGACCTCATCGATTAG
- a CDS encoding type II secretion system F family protein encodes MFEQYIPLIAAGAAFAAVLMALMGFMSLSGGAKRSEEIAQRISGRPRSTGKTGGSLLGGLWHPVSDMFGQLGARIGPKTDEERRANQLALIRAGIRRPDGWRVFQGAKASLTVALAGGFLLLRQLVFEDLGLPPTVLGAVGLAAVGCYAPDIWLRMRTKKRAEAILNALPDALDLLVVCVESGMGLDQAITRVCNEMRNSSPEISLEFYQLTLELRAGRKRTDALRDLGRRCGVEDLNSLISLLVQADTFGISVGRTLRVYSDTMRTKRFQLAEEKAAKLPVLLLLPLILFILPALFVVIMGPAIMLFIDVFAALPQ; translated from the coding sequence ATGTTCGAACAGTACATTCCACTCATAGCGGCAGGGGCCGCCTTCGCCGCGGTGCTCATGGCCCTCATGGGCTTCATGAGTCTCAGCGGCGGCGCGAAACGGTCCGAAGAGATCGCCCAGCGCATTTCCGGTCGCCCCCGTAGCACCGGGAAGACTGGCGGATCCCTTCTGGGCGGCCTCTGGCATCCGGTTTCCGACATGTTCGGCCAGCTCGGCGCGCGCATAGGTCCCAAGACCGACGAGGAACGCCGGGCCAACCAGCTTGCGCTCATTCGCGCGGGCATCCGCAGGCCTGACGGCTGGCGCGTGTTTCAGGGGGCCAAGGCTTCCCTCACCGTTGCTCTTGCGGGCGGATTCCTGCTGCTGCGTCAGCTCGTCTTCGAAGACCTCGGGCTGCCGCCCACCGTGCTCGGCGCCGTGGGACTGGCCGCCGTGGGCTGCTACGCCCCGGACATCTGGCTGCGGATGCGTACCAAGAAACGGGCCGAGGCCATCCTTAACGCCCTGCCCGATGCGCTGGACCTTCTGGTGGTCTGCGTGGAATCCGGCATGGGGCTGGATCAGGCCATCACCCGCGTGTGCAATGAGATGAGAAACTCATCGCCCGAGATCAGCCTCGAATTCTATCAGCTCACGCTGGAGCTGCGCGCCGGCAGGAAGCGCACGGATGCCCTGCGCGACCTTGGCCGCCGCTGCGGCGTGGAAGACCTGAACAGCCTGATATCCCTGCTCGTGCAAGCGGACACGTTCGGCATCAGCGTGGGGCGCACTCTGCGCGTGTATTCGGACACCATGCGCACCAAGCGGTTCCAGCTGGCCGAGGAAAAGGCCGCCAAGCTGCCCGTGCTTCTGCTGCTGCCCTTGATCCTTTTCATCCTGCCCGCGCTGTTCGTGGTCATCATGGGGCCGGCCATTATGCTTTTCATCGACGTTTTCGCGGCGCTGCCGCAATAG
- a CDS encoding PH domain-containing protein, with protein sequence MGFLDGLMGNASEVKSEDVAEELAPILADAEHVQRVFKVIRDMFVFTDRRLLLIDKQGITGSKVDYLSLPYRSMTCFSVETAGHFDLDAELKIWMSGRSEPVVKELKKGTDVVGIQKLLANGILK encoded by the coding sequence ATGGGATTTCTCGACGGACTGATGGGTAACGCCTCGGAAGTGAAGTCCGAAGACGTCGCCGAAGAACTTGCCCCGATTCTGGCGGACGCCGAGCACGTCCAGCGCGTGTTCAAGGTCATCCGCGACATGTTCGTTTTCACGGACCGCAGGCTGCTGCTCATCGACAAGCAGGGCATAACCGGCTCCAAGGTGGACTATCTCTCCCTGCCGTACCGTTCCATGACCTGTTTTTCGGTGGAGACCGCGGGCCACTTCGATCTGGACGCCGAACTGAAAATCTGGATGTCGGGCCGAAGCGAACCGGTGGTCAAGGAACTGAAGAAAGGCACCGACGTGGTCGGTATCCAGAAGCTGTTGGCCAACGGGATTCTGAAGTAG
- a CDS encoding SPOR domain-containing protein — translation MNAIVIRTLAILLAATLLGGCAARKTGNGESFQEFAWGGDSELTADQHLQVGRGMAADGKPEMALVHLNRAQNMAPENIEIRAFKGEMLLEQGATEAALREFRAVLEKQPDHAGAHEGAGVVFYLAGLDDEAEEHLQSALETNPERWKANCYYGVLHDRRGNPDLAAKHFRLALKSANGKDAARVVNNLGVTHMARQQYRQAARLFRNALESGGASARTYNNLGLALTRMGRLDEALEAFRYGGNESKAYNNLGYVLLMEGRPQQAAGYFERAVELSPTFYDKAFENLKRARMAASSGTENEGSTPNLPPLASSGNERRSIAEAAALPAAATATGPAADPDSLGFTSLPPGFADEPEATASAPTATEATVTEAAATETVATEATVGEMVAEDATDVSAAEGVSDTIEEKRAEYGLHVSSWRDTEHARKHMEALKHDGFESSLATADLGEKGVWHRVLVGHYSSLQEAMDARPAVLKRLGLEQAGVYPLTEAAQ, via the coding sequence ATGAACGCCATCGTCATCAGAACACTCGCGATACTGTTGGCCGCAACGCTGCTGGGCGGATGCGCCGCACGCAAGACCGGCAACGGGGAGTCCTTTCAGGAATTTGCCTGGGGCGGCGACTCCGAACTCACTGCCGACCAGCATCTTCAGGTGGGTCGCGGCATGGCTGCCGACGGCAAGCCCGAGATGGCCCTTGTGCACCTGAACCGGGCTCAGAACATGGCTCCCGAAAATATCGAAATCCGCGCCTTCAAGGGCGAAATGCTCCTTGAGCAGGGTGCCACGGAAGCGGCTCTGCGCGAATTTCGCGCCGTGCTCGAAAAGCAACCGGATCATGCCGGTGCACATGAAGGGGCGGGCGTGGTCTTCTATCTCGCCGGGCTTGACGACGAGGCGGAAGAGCATCTGCAAAGCGCGCTGGAAACCAACCCAGAACGGTGGAAGGCCAATTGTTATTACGGCGTGCTGCATGATCGTCGGGGCAACCCCGATCTGGCCGCGAAGCACTTCCGGCTCGCGCTCAAGTCTGCCAACGGCAAGGACGCGGCCCGCGTGGTGAACAATCTCGGCGTGACGCACATGGCCCGCCAGCAGTATCGGCAGGCGGCACGGCTCTTCCGCAATGCACTGGAAAGCGGCGGCGCTTCCGCGCGCACCTACAACAACCTCGGTCTCGCCCTGACCCGCATGGGGCGGCTCGACGAGGCGCTTGAGGCCTTCCGCTACGGCGGCAATGAATCCAAGGCGTACAACAACCTCGGCTACGTGCTGCTCATGGAAGGGCGTCCGCAGCAGGCCGCTGGATATTTCGAAAGGGCGGTGGAGCTCTCCCCGACCTTTTACGATAAGGCTTTCGAAAACCTGAAGCGGGCGCGTATGGCTGCCTCTTCGGGCACCGAAAACGAAGGTTCCACCCCGAACCTGCCGCCGCTCGCATCCTCCGGGAACGAGCGTCGGTCCATCGCCGAGGCCGCGGCTCTCCCCGCCGCGGCCACGGCGACCGGACCCGCCGCGGATCCGGATTCGCTCGGTTTCACCTCCCTCCCTCCGGGATTTGCGGATGAACCCGAAGCGACAGCCAGCGCACCGACGGCAACCGAAGCGACCGTAACCGAAGCGGCCGCCACGGAAACAGTTGCGACCGAAGCGACCGTCGGGGAAATGGTCGCCGAGGACGCGACTGACGTGTCTGCGGCAGAAGGGGTGTCTGATACTATCGAAGAAAAGCGCGCCGAATATGGACTGCACGTCAGCTCATGGCGCGACACCGAGCACGCGAGAAAGCACATGGAGGCCCTGAAGCACGATGGCTTTGAAAGCTCTCTCGCCACCGCAGACCTCGGAGAAAAGGGCGTTTGGCACCGGGTGCTGGTCGGCCACTATTCCTCTCTTCAGGAGGCCATGGATGCCAGACCCGCCGTATTGAAGAGGCTGGGTCTTGAGCAGGCCGGTGTCTACCCTCTGACCGAGGCCGCACAGTAG